CGCCCCTGCGCCGCAACCCGTTCGAGGCTCTGAAAAAGCTGAAAGGGCGGGATACGGACGAGGGGAAATAGGAAAATCCCCGGAAGGGCGCGGTTATGTAAATAATTAAGGGCTATTCGAGCCTCAACCGTGATCTTCCGATTGTTTTTGCTTGCAGGTGCCGGGATTTTCCAGTATTCAACGGACCTCGAATAACCGAGATCTCAGAATTTACCCAAGTTGAGGGGTTTAAAATGGCAGTTCCTAAGAAAAAAACCAGCCCGTCCAAGCGCGGCATGCGTCGTTCTCACCACGCGCTGACCACCACCAACTGGGTGGAAGATGCGACGTCGGGTGAGCCGAAGCGCCGTCACCACATCGACCTGAAGTCCGGTACGTATAAGGGCAAACAGGTTATCGATCCGCGCGGTTAATTCCGTCTGGTTTCGGTGACGAAACAATCCTTTATATCAAAGGGATAAAGATAACGGGGGGCTTTTACTCCCCGTTTTTCGCGTCTATGATCTGCGCTGATTAGAGTTTCCAACAAAAGGATGGATGGCGTGTCCACCAGACAAACCATTGCTCTCGATGCCATGGGTGGGGATTTCGGTCCCGATGTTGTTATTCCGGCGGCCGAGCTGGCCCGCGCGGATTTGCCCGGCGTACACTTCGCCATCTTCGGTGATGAACGCCGCATCAATCCGGTTTTGAGCCGCTATCCCGAACTGTGCCGCGTGTGCACGGTGCACCACACCGAAAA
The window above is part of the Micavibrio aeruginosavorus ARL-13 genome. Proteins encoded here:
- the rpmF gene encoding 50S ribosomal protein L32, with the protein product MAVPKKKTSPSKRGMRRSHHALTTTNWVEDATSGEPKRRHHIDLKSGTYKGKQVIDPRG